One region of Prosthecobacter dejongeii genomic DNA includes:
- a CDS encoding immunoglobulin domain-containing protein: protein MAAPADLDPVFLSGIGVGITGPTYPDSGPTGAVQALGIQPSGAILVGGGGGMGRHNNVGELTALKRLLPDGSLDLSFAANGAFVQGPHTTVVGQASEVNAILVNADGSFFIGGVFENYGPASTVRALVAKVDADGTLDPTFVPPTLASNGAGRYVQSLALDKNGGLLIAGAFSAGGRANLIRVDAQTGAQDLTFDSSAVVGSSRVVDCVNLAQDGRIYVSGSAGNFGGYPYVFRLLPGGQEDTSFHVPFANEYGRVNRVLALPSGQVIIGGGYTLAGNPQGAYFTGLTANGAPDAAFNANLGTGANGWMGGLLQLLPDGRILAGGIFNLFNETHVASLIILNPDGTRDTTFTPAPYSTDRNNYTTHFYSAVPLNDGRIVAGGWFSRVTDPELEINNLVAFEGDGTAGAGTLKFSSPVYSAFEDGGSVTVQVARTAGIAGAVSVSYATGGGNAVAGTHYTSTSGSLSWADGESGAKSITIPLTDNVPANATRTFQVTLNGPTGGATLGTVAMTQVSILDDDSPPEIVTSPSNVTLNQGANLNLSVTVNSTVPVTFQWQYNSGSGFANILGATFRNLQISQVNPQNHTGQYRVVVTSTNGSVPSAAATVNVLTPAGSVVPSFTSTLGSNRAISAAAPDFQGRWIVVTNQNGAPTVRTLQRLLQDGTVDTSFTESTFDNGVSTVHVLQDGRILVGGFFDTVTSPASGSAVSRPDLARFQANGVLDTTYTPSLPTVNNLYVETIAPGAGGTFYVGFGSGGGLRRYLANGTLDSSFTAPATLGSDLQGKVDAVVEQGISGMVLVAHMIGRNGQGFTYNLSRLNANGTVDSGFTAVSAIGGEIETIGLYANGQKIAIGGRFSGLNGSHNPGPRMAVLDVAGNADSSFVSPFNNTEGKVSGILDQDGKLVIAGEFLTIGGINLRGVARLKLDGSIDSSFVVGAGTNGSVNSLHLTSMRDLFIAGNFTSVNGVTKNYAAELLGNAQVGTLGFEPARVTYTEAAKTITLLVRRYGSVLNAISVQWSTADALTGNSATAGTDYTAATGTLSWGPGDSNGKFITLTLLADGTQESTENFRVVLSDPQGPVTTGADATVTLLDSDTPVTFTTQPAASTARLVGESLTLTAAATSPTPISYQWHLNGAPVTSATGTTLNIAALTQAQAGLYVLVATNAAGSFSSAPAQVIVTARSGGIFAGQATAGRPSFTGGSPQAIVATGDGGVLIGGFFGVNLGNNVNKPYLIRILPNGSTDTAFPLTLNNSVRALLRQPDGKILVGGEFTSPATRLMRLNADLTLDTDFNTNVGSNLSAGQVNDIALDSTGRVYVGMSVSTNGQISRFSSAGVMDAAFAPAVNQQVTNIAVQNDDKLLVSGFFTQLAGSAANRFGRLNSDGTFDSTFTPSLGSFTFNDLLVLRDGRIFAAGNAGGGLALAHIGANGTTLSNIASSNQVYELSQAPNGKVVVTRASIGGSGSVYRIKASNPLPSPGSNDGDATFNVGTGPSADVKVVTHAPDGSIWLAGDFTTFNGVTTGGVVRLEGDPADPAIVNHPAKVGVNGGATAQMSVGAVGTNLSYQWLKNGVPLADGGRISGVTTAILTVTNVGVADDDFYSVEVTGGTPISTVTSNPAKLNVLYAPVVVSSPASASPDRGATLILTAEVLAATPATYEWRRDGGLIQNGGRYSGANTATLIIASANNADDGLYTLTVTNSQGTASTPPASVTVNQVASDRDPALVALGTTSTNSNNYVNAFLHLPDGRTLIGARGSIAGNPLNGGATNVGNQLVVIDTEGRATGPSAGNFSGTNSSVDGFFRQPDGKILVFGNFTSVANIEGPGRTRLSRLNADLSLDTSFLPVGPSSAPVAVIADGLGRIYVAGSFGGYGGNFGYNYLVRLNPDGSLDTTFKLELNDNVNAMQLLPNGKILVAGNFNSSGPFGATTTIPSLIRLNADGTLDNTFAPALPTGLIATTAVDASGRILVARNASPFGLLRLLPDGAADASFSFTATLTNAPSVITALPDGKVLVGGSFTTPTNRLFRLNEDGSLDDGFNVGTGFNSGDITAIEVDFQGRLWISGFSFTTYKGGAANRMVILQGDGPVLRFITHPASQVVDVGTASLQFSASATGNNGFAFRWKRNGLPLNDGGRVSGVTTPTLTISNVIVGDAANYTVTVTSPDNEVTSNSALLTVLSAPEILSSPVSQVVDTGTTVTFSGTARGAGTLNYQWLLGDVALTNGNGVSGATTPTLTLAGVDFADAGNYRLRVTNTISSATSGTANLTVQRRPDALAGDRPQPTFNNEVLAIHLYDDGSYLVGGAFTSVSVNGATSINRGRLARFLPDGTLDLNFSPSFNNSIRAIAVDSEGRIFVGGDFTNVIMGGITTNVTRVARFTPGLALDTAFDTVSVTPNAAGPNQSVLALAAVGDGSVYIGGKFTQIGSNTSAGVNRMARLGANGAVMANFTSGAVNDVNCIHRLSNGTLYVGGISNTWGSNAMARLVKLSATGARDGNFVSPDIFTIVYDILQLPNGSLFVAGNNLGQPYLKRLNAATGADLGFSITGHSSVVNTVARQADGKLLSGALQTFIRMDESFVRDTGMTVSLDGKVNDIAVDAQGRIYVGGNFGQINGVAKSRFAILNGGEFDSRNGLLPPQTITFAQPANRTFNPSANSLQVSASSSSSLPVSIEVTSGPATLNGSTLTITGAGEVTLTATQSGNENFSAATPVVRTFTVAKATQTINFAALSDRSMFSVPFTLSATSSSGLPVSFEWVSGPATLSGATVTLEGTEGVVTVRATQAGNANYEPAPAVVHSFLSLDTPPSPEPQTISFAPLADRLATAGPFMLSATASSGLPVGFDLVSGPATLVGNMVTPTGPSGTVTIRAIQPGNGSWQEAAAVTRSFFVTGNTPVVPVTQTITFTVSPTRYLSEGTVALSAYSSLGLAVSFEVVSGPANLSAPGVLTLTGVGTVNVRAVQAGSAAVKAAAPVIRSFKVLADPTGLTLTNLTQTYTGSPIVVGYVGVDESVEVTITYAGSETPPTQAGKYAVVATAGAVKKTGSLVINKAPLTVTADNQRKLVGQPNPSLTLSYAGFLAGDSELTIFDNQAAKPAVKPPVVTTTAKETSAGGLYSIKPAGAVAVNYLFIYVNGTLTVDTFAGQYEALLVSNGGSSLPMAKAEITVAATGKTFTGKLTTAGELAALPFKGSLTTDVEEETFTGQAIFSKGANSYVLDFILPLQGEFEITLKLNNNIVASTQEGQKLLVLAKGQTLTHTGAHTLLLGSGRVIDTSVMPVPEGVGYATATVDAKGTLKLAGKLGDGTLLTASLAADSDAGYRLFILPYKRLNSYIAGTIPLENHPNLVGRKYVDFDSEADLVWQKAPESKDKSYRAGFGPLACRMMLDPWLPPTKATKTVTAITLADRLGLNSAGQLTVAHGAFISESYDDLPVSVMVDAAGKVVVASPVTVPVNATKWKVTFTTTTGLFSGSFALSDMVEGKAVPRTVPFVGILRQPVNATEGILGGGHLLLPALSTAPTNELVSWPIEFQKP, encoded by the coding sequence ATGGCTGCACCGGCAGACTTGGATCCTGTTTTCCTTAGTGGAATTGGGGTTGGCATCACGGGGCCCACTTACCCTGATTCAGGACCGACAGGGGCGGTACAGGCGTTGGGCATTCAGCCCAGCGGTGCCATCCTCGTGGGAGGTGGCGGCGGCATGGGCAGGCACAATAATGTGGGCGAATTAACTGCCCTCAAGAGGTTGCTGCCAGACGGCAGTTTGGATCTATCTTTTGCGGCGAACGGGGCGTTTGTCCAGGGACCTCACACGACCGTAGTGGGTCAAGCTTCGGAAGTGAATGCCATCCTGGTGAATGCGGACGGCTCCTTTTTTATTGGCGGTGTGTTTGAAAATTACGGTCCCGCCAGCACCGTGAGAGCCTTGGTCGCCAAAGTGGATGCAGATGGCACGCTGGATCCCACGTTTGTACCGCCCACATTGGCTTCGAATGGAGCTGGCCGTTATGTGCAAAGTTTGGCCTTGGACAAGAATGGAGGGTTGCTCATTGCTGGGGCGTTTTCCGCAGGAGGTCGAGCCAACCTCATTCGTGTGGATGCCCAGACTGGCGCGCAGGATCTAACTTTTGACTCCTCCGCAGTGGTGGGGAGCTCTCGGGTGGTGGACTGTGTCAATCTCGCCCAAGACGGTCGGATCTATGTATCTGGCAGCGCAGGCAATTTTGGCGGTTATCCTTATGTGTTTAGGCTGCTGCCGGGAGGGCAGGAGGATACCTCTTTTCATGTGCCTTTTGCAAACGAGTATGGCCGTGTGAATCGCGTGCTGGCGCTGCCTAGCGGCCAAGTGATCATCGGTGGTGGCTATACCCTTGCAGGGAATCCGCAAGGAGCCTACTTCACCGGACTTACTGCCAATGGTGCGCCGGATGCAGCCTTCAATGCCAACTTGGGCACGGGTGCCAATGGCTGGATGGGGGGGCTGCTGCAATTGCTGCCAGATGGTCGCATCCTGGCTGGGGGCATTTTCAATCTTTTTAATGAGACACACGTGGCCTCTCTCATCATCCTGAATCCAGATGGTACCCGCGATACGACCTTTACACCGGCCCCTTATTCGACGGACCGCAACAATTACACCACGCATTTTTACAGTGCGGTGCCTTTGAATGATGGCCGCATCGTGGCGGGTGGATGGTTTTCACGTGTCACAGACCCTGAGTTGGAAATCAACAACTTGGTGGCCTTTGAAGGCGATGGCACCGCTGGTGCAGGCACACTGAAATTCAGCAGTCCTGTTTATTCAGCCTTCGAGGATGGGGGCAGCGTGACGGTGCAGGTGGCCCGCACAGCTGGCATCGCCGGAGCTGTGAGTGTGAGCTACGCCACAGGCGGCGGCAATGCGGTGGCCGGAACCCACTACACGAGCACCAGCGGCAGCCTGAGCTGGGCCGATGGTGAAAGCGGCGCAAAGAGCATCACCATCCCGTTAACGGACAACGTGCCGGCCAATGCGACGAGGACTTTCCAGGTCACACTTAACGGACCCACAGGAGGAGCTACCCTGGGCACTGTAGCGATGACCCAGGTCTCCATTCTGGATGATGATTCTCCTCCTGAAATTGTCACCTCTCCATCCAACGTGACGCTGAACCAGGGGGCAAATCTGAACTTATCCGTCACGGTCAACAGCACGGTGCCGGTGACCTTTCAGTGGCAATACAATAGCGGCAGTGGCTTTGCGAACATCCTCGGTGCGACGTTCCGAAATTTGCAGATCAGTCAGGTGAATCCGCAGAATCATACCGGGCAATATCGGGTGGTTGTCACCAGCACCAACGGGTCTGTTCCTTCGGCTGCGGCAACGGTGAATGTACTCACGCCTGCAGGTTCGGTCGTTCCCTCGTTTACCTCTACTCTGGGTAGCAATCGGGCGATCTCGGCTGCAGCGCCGGATTTCCAGGGGCGCTGGATCGTGGTCACCAACCAGAATGGCGCGCCCACGGTCCGCACACTTCAGCGTCTGCTGCAGGATGGAACGGTGGACACAAGCTTCACTGAGTCCACTTTCGACAATGGGGTCTCGACGGTGCATGTCCTGCAGGATGGCCGCATCCTGGTAGGCGGCTTCTTTGACACGGTCACCAGCCCAGCCAGTGGTTCAGCAGTGAGCCGACCCGACTTGGCACGCTTCCAGGCCAATGGTGTTTTGGACACGACTTACACGCCCTCGCTGCCCACCGTTAACAATCTGTATGTGGAAACGATTGCCCCCGGGGCTGGGGGCACGTTCTATGTGGGATTTGGCTCAGGCGGCGGCTTGCGCCGTTACTTGGCTAATGGCACGCTCGATAGCAGTTTTACCGCCCCGGCGACTCTGGGCAGTGATCTCCAGGGCAAGGTGGATGCGGTGGTGGAGCAGGGTATTTCTGGGATGGTTCTGGTAGCCCATATGATCGGCCGAAATGGCCAGGGCTTCACCTACAATCTGTCCCGTCTGAATGCCAATGGCACTGTGGATTCTGGGTTCACCGCCGTCTCGGCCATCGGAGGAGAAATTGAAACCATCGGCTTGTATGCGAATGGGCAGAAGATCGCGATAGGTGGGCGTTTCTCTGGACTCAATGGTTCCCACAACCCAGGCCCGCGCATGGCGGTGCTGGATGTGGCTGGTAATGCGGACAGTTCCTTTGTCAGTCCTTTCAACAATACGGAAGGGAAGGTCTCAGGCATCCTCGACCAGGATGGCAAGCTGGTGATCGCTGGAGAGTTTTTGACCATTGGTGGCATCAATCTTCGGGGCGTGGCCCGATTGAAGTTGGATGGCAGCATTGATTCCTCCTTTGTCGTGGGTGCTGGCACGAATGGCAGTGTAAATAGCCTGCATCTCACCTCGATGCGTGACCTGTTCATTGCAGGCAATTTTACCTCGGTGAACGGGGTGACCAAAAACTACGCGGCAGAGCTCTTGGGGAATGCCCAAGTGGGAACTTTGGGCTTTGAACCCGCTCGTGTGACTTACACGGAAGCAGCTAAGACCATTACACTGCTGGTTAGGCGTTATGGTTCCGTCTTGAACGCGATTTCTGTGCAGTGGAGCACGGCAGATGCACTCACTGGCAACAGCGCGACGGCGGGCACGGACTACACGGCAGCGACAGGCACGCTGAGCTGGGGGCCTGGAGATTCTAATGGCAAGTTCATTACCCTCACGCTGTTGGCGGATGGCACGCAGGAGTCCACCGAAAATTTTCGTGTGGTCCTTAGCGATCCGCAGGGGCCAGTGACTACCGGTGCAGATGCCACCGTGACGCTGTTGGATTCTGACACTCCAGTGACCTTCACCACTCAGCCTGCGGCCAGCACGGCGCGGCTGGTCGGGGAATCATTGACGCTGACAGCGGCAGCGACGAGCCCGACGCCCATCAGCTATCAGTGGCATCTCAACGGTGCACCTGTGACAAGCGCGACGGGGACCACGCTGAACATCGCGGCGCTTACCCAGGCCCAGGCCGGGCTGTATGTGCTGGTGGCCACAAATGCTGCAGGCAGTTTCAGCAGTGCACCCGCGCAAGTCATCGTGACGGCGCGTTCGGGCGGTATTTTTGCAGGTCAAGCGACTGCGGGGCGGCCATCCTTCACAGGCGGGTCTCCCCAGGCCATCGTGGCTACGGGGGATGGCGGAGTACTCATCGGCGGTTTCTTTGGTGTGAATTTGGGGAACAATGTCAACAAGCCCTATCTTATTCGTATTCTGCCCAATGGCTCGACCGACACGGCCTTTCCCCTGACTCTGAACAACAGCGTCCGTGCGTTGCTGCGGCAGCCCGATGGGAAAATCCTCGTGGGAGGGGAGTTTACCTCTCCAGCCACCCGCTTGATGCGGCTGAATGCCGACCTGACACTAGATACGGATTTCAACACGAATGTGGGCAGTAACCTCAGCGCGGGGCAGGTGAATGACATCGCTCTAGACTCCACCGGCCGTGTGTATGTGGGGATGTCTGTCAGCACCAATGGGCAGATTTCACGCTTCAGTTCAGCCGGGGTGATGGATGCTGCTTTTGCACCGGCTGTGAACCAACAGGTGACCAACATTGCCGTGCAAAATGATGACAAGCTTTTGGTTAGTGGGTTTTTTACCCAGCTTGCAGGTTCTGCGGCGAACCGCTTCGGCAGGCTGAATTCAGACGGCACCTTTGACAGCACGTTTACGCCCTCCTTGGGTAGTTTTACATTCAATGACCTGCTGGTGCTGAGGGATGGGCGTATTTTTGCAGCAGGAAACGCGGGTGGCGGTCTGGCCCTTGCTCATATTGGTGCAAATGGTACCACACTCTCAAACATTGCCTCCAGCAACCAGGTTTATGAACTCTCGCAGGCACCAAATGGCAAGGTCGTGGTAACCCGTGCCAGCATCGGCGGCAGCGGCTCGGTTTACCGGATCAAGGCCAGCAATCCGCTGCCTTCTCCAGGGTCTAATGATGGCGATGCCACCTTCAATGTGGGCACGGGGCCCAGTGCAGATGTCAAAGTGGTGACGCACGCCCCCGATGGCTCCATCTGGCTTGCAGGAGATTTCACGACTTTCAATGGTGTCACAACGGGTGGTGTGGTGCGGCTGGAAGGAGACCCCGCAGACCCTGCGATCGTCAATCACCCCGCCAAGGTGGGGGTCAATGGTGGGGCCACAGCTCAGATGAGCGTAGGAGCGGTGGGGACCAACCTTAGCTACCAGTGGTTGAAGAACGGAGTGCCACTGGCGGATGGTGGACGCATTTCGGGCGTTACGACGGCCATCCTCACCGTCACCAACGTGGGGGTGGCAGATGATGATTTTTACAGCGTGGAGGTGACCGGAGGAACACCGATAAGCACCGTCACCAGCAACCCTGCAAAGCTGAATGTCTTGTACGCGCCAGTCGTAGTGAGTAGTCCCGCCAGTGCCTCGCCGGACCGGGGTGCGACGCTGATATTGACCGCCGAGGTTTTGGCGGCGACTCCTGCTACCTATGAATGGCGACGCGATGGGGGGTTGATCCAGAATGGCGGACGTTATTCTGGAGCGAATACGGCCACCCTCATCATCGCCAGTGCCAACAACGCGGACGACGGCCTTTACACACTCACCGTGACCAATAGCCAAGGCACGGCAAGCACTCCACCTGCCTCCGTCACGGTGAACCAAGTGGCCTCTGACCGCGATCCTGCATTGGTGGCTCTGGGCACGACGAGCACGAACTCGAACAATTATGTGAATGCCTTCCTGCATCTCCCGGATGGGCGCACACTCATTGGCGCTCGAGGTAGCATTGCAGGAAATCCGCTCAATGGCGGTGCCACGAATGTTGGAAATCAATTGGTCGTTATTGATACGGAGGGGCGCGCCACAGGGCCCTCTGCCGGGAATTTCAGCGGTACCAATTCCAGCGTGGATGGGTTCTTCCGTCAGCCCGATGGCAAAATTCTGGTATTTGGCAATTTCACCAGTGTGGCCAACATCGAGGGGCCCGGGCGCACACGTTTGTCCCGTCTGAATGCAGATCTCTCCTTGGATACATCCTTTTTGCCAGTGGGGCCTTCCAGTGCGCCTGTGGCGGTGATTGCCGATGGCCTGGGGCGCATCTATGTGGCGGGTAGTTTTGGGGGGTATGGCGGCAACTTCGGCTACAACTACCTCGTCCGCCTGAATCCGGACGGCAGTCTGGACACCACCTTTAAACTCGAACTCAACGACAATGTGAATGCCATGCAGTTGCTCCCGAATGGGAAGATTTTGGTGGCAGGCAACTTCAACAGTTCCGGTCCATTCGGGGCAACCACAACGATCCCCAGCCTCATCCGGCTGAATGCCGATGGCACGTTGGACAATACCTTTGCGCCTGCCTTGCCGACTGGCTTGATCGCCACCACGGCGGTGGATGCTTCGGGCCGCATTCTGGTCGCTCGCAATGCGTCTCCATTTGGACTGCTTCGGCTGCTGCCTGATGGCGCGGCTGATGCTTCTTTCAGCTTCACGGCAACGCTGACCAATGCGCCTTCGGTGATAACAGCTTTGCCGGATGGTAAAGTACTGGTGGGCGGCAGCTTTACGACTCCAACGAACCGATTGTTCCGGCTGAATGAAGACGGCAGCCTGGATGACGGCTTTAATGTCGGCACAGGTTTCAATAGTGGTGACATTACTGCGATTGAGGTGGACTTTCAGGGCCGCCTCTGGATCTCAGGTTTCAGTTTCACCACTTATAAGGGGGGAGCTGCGAACCGCATGGTCATCCTCCAGGGAGATGGGCCCGTGCTACGTTTCATCACTCACCCAGCTAGCCAAGTGGTGGATGTGGGCACGGCTTCGCTTCAGTTCAGCGCCAGCGCGACAGGCAACAATGGCTTTGCTTTCCGTTGGAAGAGAAACGGCTTGCCCTTGAATGATGGCGGACGTGTCTCTGGAGTAACAACCCCGACTCTGACGATCTCCAATGTCATCGTGGGTGATGCTGCCAATTACACGGTCACCGTCACCAGCCCAGATAATGAAGTAACGAGCAACAGCGCCTTGCTGACCGTGCTTTCAGCCCCTGAAATTCTCAGCTCTCCAGTGAGCCAGGTCGTGGATACAGGCACTACCGTGACTTTCAGTGGCACGGCCCGGGGTGCTGGCACGCTGAATTATCAGTGGCTCTTGGGAGACGTCGCCCTAACCAATGGCAACGGAGTCAGCGGAGCTACCACACCCACCCTCACGCTCGCGGGGGTGGACTTTGCCGATGCAGGCAACTACCGCCTGCGCGTCACGAATACCATTTCCTCAGCGACATCGGGAACAGCCAACCTGACGGTGCAGCGCAGGCCAGATGCGCTCGCGGGTGATCGCCCTCAGCCGACCTTCAATAATGAAGTCTTGGCCATTCACTTGTATGATGATGGTTCGTATTTAGTGGGCGGTGCTTTCACCAGCGTATCGGTGAACGGGGCCACCTCCATTAACCGCGGGCGCTTGGCGAGGTTCCTTCCAGACGGCACGCTGGATCTCAACTTTTCCCCGAGCTTTAATAACAGCATTCGTGCAATTGCCGTGGATTCGGAAGGGCGCATCTTTGTGGGCGGCGACTTCACCAATGTAATCATGGGTGGTATAACAACAAACGTGACGCGCGTGGCTCGTTTCACACCAGGCTTGGCTCTCGACACAGCCTTTGATACGGTGAGCGTGACGCCTAACGCGGCTGGACCTAATCAAAGTGTTCTCGCTCTTGCCGCAGTGGGAGATGGCTCCGTTTACATCGGCGGGAAATTTACCCAGATTGGTTCGAATACCTCGGCGGGTGTGAATCGCATGGCACGCCTCGGGGCGAATGGGGCCGTGATGGCTAACTTTACATCCGGTGCTGTCAATGACGTCAACTGCATTCACCGCCTATCAAATGGCACACTTTATGTCGGTGGTATCAGCAACACTTGGGGCAGCAATGCTATGGCGCGACTGGTCAAGCTTTCCGCCACTGGAGCACGTGATGGCAACTTTGTGTCGCCAGATATTTTCACGATTGTTTACGACATCCTGCAACTGCCTAACGGCTCCTTATTTGTTGCTGGCAATAATCTGGGACAGCCCTATCTGAAAAGGCTGAATGCGGCAACCGGGGCTGATTTAGGATTCTCCATCACAGGGCATAGCAGCGTGGTCAATACGGTGGCACGGCAGGCTGATGGCAAGCTGCTCTCCGGTGCTCTGCAAACTTTCATCCGTATGGATGAGAGCTTCGTCCGTGACACAGGAATGACGGTGTCACTGGATGGCAAAGTGAACGACATCGCAGTGGATGCCCAAGGTCGAATTTATGTTGGGGGAAACTTTGGCCAAATCAACGGAGTTGCTAAAAGCCGATTCGCCATTCTGAATGGCGGCGAGTTTGATTCGCGCAACGGCCTGTTGCCACCTCAGACGATCACCTTTGCCCAGCCTGCGAATCGGACCTTCAATCCGTCAGCAAACAGCCTGCAAGTAAGTGCCTCCTCCAGTTCCAGCTTGCCGGTCTCTATTGAGGTGACCAGCGGTCCCGCCACTCTCAATGGCAGCACTCTGACCATCACGGGGGCAGGGGAGGTGACGCTAACGGCCACCCAGTCTGGCAATGAAAACTTCTCCGCCGCCACCCCGGTGGTACGCACCTTCACGGTGGCCAAGGCCACTCAGACGATCAACTTTGCAGCCCTCTCAGATCGTTCGATGTTCAGCGTTCCCTTCACCCTCAGCGCCACCTCTAGTTCCGGGTTGCCGGTGAGTTTTGAATGGGTTTCTGGCCCGGCCACTTTGAGCGGTGCCACAGTGACCCTGGAGGGAACGGAGGGTGTGGTGACCGTGCGCGCCACCCAGGCGGGAAATGCCAACTACGAACCTGCCCCGGCGGTGGTGCACAGCTTCCTTTCCCTAGACACGCCGCCATCCCCAGAGCCGCAAACAATCAGCTTTGCGCCGCTGGCAGACCGTCTCGCCACAGCGGGTCCGTTCATGCTCAGTGCCACGGCCTCCTCAGGCCTGCCTGTGGGCTTCGATCTCGTCTCTGGTCCTGCCACTTTGGTTGGCAACATGGTCACACCGACCGGGCCCAGCGGCACCGTCACGATTCGCGCTATCCAGCCAGGAAATGGAAGCTGGCAGGAAGCAGCGGCGGTGACACGCAGCTTCTTCGTCACTGGTAACACACCGGTGGTGCCAGTCACCCAGACCATCACTTTTACCGTCTCTCCGACACGTTACCTCAGCGAGGGCACGGTGGCCTTGAGTGCCTACTCGAGTTTAGGGTTGGCCGTGAGCTTTGAGGTGGTCTCTGGCCCGGCCAATCTTTCCGCACCAGGGGTGCTGACCTTGACAGGAGTGGGCACAGTCAATGTCCGCGCAGTGCAGGCTGGCAGTGCCGCCGTCAAGGCCGCTGCGCCCGTGATCCGGAGCTTCAAAGTTCTGGCTGATCCCACGGGCCTGACCCTAACAAACCTGACGCAGACCTACACGGGATCGCCCATCGTAGTCGGCTATGTCGGCGTGGATGAATCTGTGGAGGTCACCATCACGTATGCTGGCAGCGAAACACCGCCTACCCAAGCAGGCAAATATGCGGTGGTGGCCACTGCGGGCGCTGTGAAGAAAACCGGCAGCCTTGTCATCAATAAAGCGCCGCTAACCGTCACGGCAGACAACCAGCGCAAACTGGTGGGCCAGCCAAATCCCTCACTCACTCTAAGCTACGCAGGCTTCCTCGCGGGTGATAGTGAATTGACCATTTTTGACAATCAGGCAGCCAAGCCCGCTGTGAAGCCGCCGGTGGTGACGACCACGGCCAAAGAGACCAGTGCAGGTGGACTCTACTCGATCAAGCCTGCTGGAGCGGTGGCAGTCAATTACCTCTTTATCTATGTAAATGGTACCCTCACGGTGGATACTTTTGCTGGCCAGTATGAGGCCCTGCTCGTTAGCAATGGCGGTAGTTCGCTACCGATGGCAAAGGCGGAGATCACTGTGGCAGCCACGGGAAAAACCTTCACGGGTAAGCTTACCACAGCGGGTGAACTGGCAGCCCTGCCGTTCAAGGGCAGCCTAACCACCGATGTGGAAGAAGAAACCTTCACCGGCCAGGCCATTTTCAGTAAAGGGGCCAACAGCTATGTGCTGGATTTTATCCTGCCCTTGCAAGGTGAGTTTGAGATCACACTTAAGCTCAATAACAATATCGTTGCTTCCACCCAGGAAGGACAAAAGCTGCTGGTGCTGGCAAAAGGGCAGACGCTGACTCACACGGGTGCCCACACGCTGCTGCTGGGCTCAGGGCGGGTGATTGATACCTCCGTCATGCCTGTGCCGGAGGGCGTAGGCTATGCCACGGCCACAGTGGATGCTAAAGGCACTCTAAAGCTGGCTGGCAAGCTCGGCGACGGCACGCTCCTCACGGCTTCCCTGGCCGCTGACTCCGATGCCGGTTATCGTCTCTTCATCCTTCCTTATAAAAGGTTGAACAGTTACATCGCAGGTACCATTCCGCTGGAGAATCATCCAAACCTGGTGGGCCGCAAGTATGTGGACTTCGATTCTGAAGCAGATCTCGTTTGGCAGAAAGCGCCCGAGTCCAAGGACAAATCCTACCGCGCAGGCTTTGGCCCTTTGGCCTGCCGGATGATGCTGGATCCCTGGTTGCCGCCGACGAAGGCCACCAAGACCGTGACCGCTATTACCCTGGCTGATCGCCTCGGGCTGAATTCCGCTGGCCAGCTCACCGTGGCTCATGGGGCCTTCATAAGTGAGTCATATGACGATCTGCCCGTATCCGTCATGGTAGATGCTGCTGGCAAAGTGGTTGTCGCATCGCCTGTGACGGTACCGGTCAATGCGACTAAGTGGAAAGTCACTTTTACGACTACAACGGGCCTGTTCAGCGGCAGCTTTGCCCTTTCAGATATGGTTGAAGGCAAAGCCGTGCCACGCACGGTTCCGTTCGTGGGCATTTTACGTCAGCCTGTCAATGCAACTGAAGGCATCCTTGGTGGCGGGCATCTGCTACTACCAGCCTTGTCCACCGCTCCGACCAATGAGCTGGTATCGTGGCCGATTGAGTTCCAGAAGCCTTGA